The Raphanus sativus cultivar WK10039 chromosome 6, ASM80110v3, whole genome shotgun sequence sequence TAAGCATGGGATGTTGGCTCTTCGTGGCTATTAATTGTATGTTTTGAAGATATCAGTTAGGgttgatgtaaaatattattaggcATGGCCAGTACACTGTATAACAACAAATATATGGCAGATCCATTTCGTGATAttacaatttgtttttattatttacatcgTATATGTGCAGATATTATGTATGTTCAGCTATCTATCATCGTGTAATTCATCTAAAAATTAGTATTCACCTATAATATCATGTAATTCATCTATCGTCGTCGTGTAATTCATCTATAATTGTCTCGTTGATTTTGTATATGAAAGTCTTCGTGATACGCTTTGACAAATGTATGCGTGTGTATATAAAACATAGACTTCTATTTTGGTTGGTTTAGAGTGTTGGAAGGAGTGATTAAGGTTGTAGAGTGGAGATTGTTAGGGTTTGGGTGAACAAActcaacaaaatatattttttgctcAACTACACAACTTCTATATAGGTTGCTTGTGTTTGGTGACTTTGCTGACTTGtgttaatgtatttttttaaaattaaaagtttgcACGCATTGAATTCTCTTACTGCATGATCATAGTGAATTACGTGGGAGGAGATCAACACACCATCCTAATTCTAACTTTTCACGTGTCCAGTATTGAAGTTTTGAAATTGATTACACAATTAAACCATAAGATGTAACTTAATGATAACAAATCGACATCACTGGATTCTAGTTCAATATTCGAAACTAGATCACAGAAggaaaacttaaatttaaatgaagactggataaaagaaaaaccCTATAGTGGATAATTTCAAAGTGTTTTGACGTTTGTCACTAAAACATAAATGCATTGACACACGATAGTTAAACTTTTTGGAATTTCAAACCAAAGGATTGCAGAATTTACGGTTCGTGTTTTAACTCGTTGACATTTGTAGACTACATCCATAATTAGTGTATTTTTGTGATTACATAGGAATACTAGTAGGTGAAAACTTGAGATAAAAGACAAATCGACAGAGAATATAAGTTATCTTATTCGATCACCTTCCCATCAACGGCAACGAAAACATACTTTTCTAGATCacgtaaataaataaataaatatatatatagctgaATCTTTTCGGAGTATAAAATTTGAACTTTGTTACAGTTGCGAACGACAGGTTACATGAGATACAAACAATAAAATAGTTCGATTAGGTACATCAAGAACATCCCATGCACATATTACAATAGTATTTATAATCCTATAAAagatatgttaaaaaaaaaactaaaaatgaagGGATTCTCGACGGCTATGACTTTATATGACTAAAAAAGTTTGTTCGAAACGTGGCACATTTATGGTAATGAAATTAATCTCTTTGGTCACGACTTGTGAACCTATCACGTAAAAGTAgtaaatgaaaatataactttttctATATACCGCGCGTGGTTTGTCCCACATAAAATCGTTCATTTACGATTTCTAGTCATTTACTTCTCATTTTGCATTTGAGAccatattgatttttttttcttctgaaaagTTAGCTAAACAATGAATGAAAATCATTATTATAGTTAGTTATCGCCTCACTTATTCACATGGTAGAGTTAATTCTAGCAGTAATCAAGGCAACACTCAACCATACTAGAGGCTAATAAAATTATCTTATATgttctcttttcattttttacaAATCAGAATGTATGGTCTCTTTTAGGAATCATCCAATGAAAGTAAAATGAGAGAAAATCATAAGAAAAAACAAGTGTATGtgtttatatataaacaataagacagagagaaaaaagctaaaaaaaaaagaaaagaagaaagaagcttTTGTAACTGAAAGAGAGTTTTGCGAGAAGGTAACAGGGTAACTGAATCTTCTTTCTAATGGTACAAGATAACGAAGCAACATAGGCTGAAGAAAACCAAAAGCTTTTGACGTTGAGGCACACATATCCAAGTTTGTCTGTACGTAGTGACCAACGAATGAGATAATGGCGTTTTTTTTCTCTAGATCTCACTGGAGGTGGCACTCCTTACGAGAGAAGCTTGTGGGTTACCTCTCACAATCACGCCTTTCAAGCGCGAGAGAGGTTCAAGTACCCTGCTCAGCTTCTGtgcgagaaaaaaaaacaaacaagagtCGTCAAAGAATGGCTATTTCCATTTGCAGAACACATGTTTTTACTAGATCATTTACCTCGCTACTGATGCTTGAATGCCACTTGAGCTGCAAAACCTGCCACCTCTCTTGCTGCCAGCGCTGACCGAGAACGACTAGCCCTGTGACAGCAGCTGCAAAGAACAAAGACCACATCGCATTTGCTTCTCTCGTGCGTATATACATGGAAACAGCTCTCCTTCTCCACCAAGCTTCGCAAGGAAGGTCGTGCCTTGCGTTTTTAGCATCCTTCTCATGTCCAAGTGTATCCTTTGCAGTATCAGAACGAAGATTCAAGTCCTCCTCGGCGTACTCGGCTGGCTCAGAATGATCATCATACATGGCTGATTCCATGTACTGTCTCGAAGAGCCAAGCGCAGGTTCACCATAGAGACTCTGTTCATCAGACAATCCCTGACATTCCGGCATCAAGTCTTCGCTATCCTTACTTCCTTCCTCTTGGAAAACAGGTTGATCATCAAGGGGTAAATCCTCATGCTGGCTAGGTGGGAATACAAAGTGGTCAGACATGAACAAATCACGTGAAGTTTCAGCTCCATAGTAAGCATGATCAGACTTCCTCTCATCTCTTCTTGACTCAACGTTATAAGGACCAGGAGAAGCAGCATAAGCTGATGAAGTAAGGGAGACAACTTCCCATTCATTCCCACGAGTAGGATGTTCCACCTCTTTGTCAGCCATCTTCTACCACAGAATCTCCAATGACCCTATAAACAAAAAAGGACTCTGCTTGAGTTACCTAGccataaaaagaaaacagagtatAAATCACATCTTCAAATGCAAAAGGACCAAACTTTCATTGTATTAGCAACACTACTCATAACCTAAAATAGACAATCAAACCCAAAAAGCAACATCAAGGTCTCCAAACTGAAGAGGACTCTGCTTTCGGTTAACTAgccacttaaaaaaaaaacagagcataaaAGTCACATCTTCAAATGCAAAAGGACCAAACTTTCATCATATTAGCAAACATTACTCATAACCAAAAACAACATCAAAGGGGGTCAGGTCAATTACACGAGCCACTCTGATCTGGATTGAAAGCAATCAATACTATAGGGGATATTCATattcagaaacagaggaaaacCAATTCCTTTCCTTTTTGAGTTCTATCAGATATGATTAGAATACAAAGGACAATCTCTTTCCACAGTTAGCTTAGTCGAATTCGAACTACGAAGCATATACGGACAAGaagaaagttttttttacaGAGGGAAGAATACCTTATGAAGAGACGATACGTATTGGATTGGATTGGATTGGATTGGATTGGATCGGATATTGGTGCTGAGAGATGCTTCTCCTTCTCTCTGGAGGAGACTTGAAGATCAGCAATTATTGGTACCGGCGACACCAGTTTTGAGGTTGGCTGAATAGACGGTTGGACCGGCTGCAGACGGTAAAATGAATAGGTACACGTCTAGCCCATGGCACATTTATTTCGGACCGAAAAACCGAACTGAACTTAacctaaaaacaaaatttggtcCAGTTTTGATTCCTATCAGTTATATTAATTCATTCTATATCTTTTGAACAGAAAACCGAAACTAAATATGGAACCGAATATCCATAATATAGTCtatattcttataaatattattaatttgaaatagtcaaataattttaaaattattatttataattttaaataccaataaaaagaattattgaaaattttcaatcgaaaatgttataattatataaattatctaaatttttcatttcaaaattcaaaaaatctgATATTTGATCCAAAAAACTCATTTTAACCGATTAACCGATTAATTAGAATCAAATAAAATCCGAAACTTTTGATATAAACtgatttctaattttatttttcgaaccaaaccaaaaattgAAAGAACTAAGGTTTAAACGAACTTTCTAAATATCGGAACGAATCATAAACTTTGTAACTGAATAACCGAATCGAAAATCGAATGTCCAAGGCTGAGCATGAAAACAATAATCACAAGTttatcaaaaaacaaaacatatataacgTTCTGACACGTGGCATACTATGATTGGGTTTCAGAGTATGAGTAAACCTTTGTCTCTTTAAACAAATGTGTGGCAGATGTTTGAAACCAGTGGAGGAGAAGGAGAATGGGAGATCTCTACGCTCTAGACTTCGACGGAGTTCTCTGCGATAGTTGTGGTGAAAGCTCTCTCTCTGCTGTTAAGGTCAAATCTTGAACTTGTCTCTCGATACTCTTTTAACTCTCTGATTGGTTTAAGAGAAAGTTTCTGTCCGATTCTGATTTTGAAGTTTGGAACTTTAGTTTCCTTTCAAGTGTTTGGGTTTACTGAACATTTTGTTGATTGTTCAATTGTTTATAAGGCTGCGAGAGCGAGGTGGCCTGGTCTGTTCCAAGGAGTTGACTCAGCTTTAGAGGAATGGATCGTTGATCAGATGCATATTGTAAACTTATCATCTTTCTTACTGTTTAGTCTCCAAAGCTCTGATTTTGAAAGAATGTGAAGCTTAACCAGGAGCTGGTGTGGTGCAGGTGAGACCTGTGGTGGAAACTGGCTATGAAAATCTTCTGCTTGTTCGTCTACTGTTGGAGACTAAGATGCCCTCTATTCGGAAATCTTCAGTGAGTGTGAATGCTTCACTTGATTTAGTTTGTGTATTGTAGATGTAACAGTTTGGTTGCCATTTTGTTGTATCTAAGGTTGCAGAGGGATTGACTGTTGATGGGATATTGGAGAGCTGGGGAAAGATTAAGCCGGTTATCATGGAAGCTTGgggtgaagaagataaagaagctTTGATCGATTTGTTTGGTAAAGTTAGAGATGATTGGATTAACAATGACTTGACTACTTGGATTGGTGCCAATAGGTATGTATGTATGTCTTTTAGGAACGAACACATAGCCAAAGTTCCATCTTTTGTTGCTAATTTAGCTCCATTGCTTTGATATATATGATAGTCTGGCTATATTTGCAGATTCTATCCAGGAGTATCAGATGCATTGAAGTTTGCCAGCTCAAAGATTTACATTGTTACCACGAAACAGGTGCTGTAATGATTCAAAACTGTCTGGAATTTACATACTGTCTGTAGCTGAACTCTGTTAGCATGTGTGGTGTGGGGGAAATTGCAGGGCCGGTTTGCAGAAGCGTTACTACGTGAAATAGCAGGTGTGATCATACCACCAGAAAGGATCTATGGTCTGGGTACAGGGTCAGTATCAGTATCACTAAGAACgttgatcttcttttttttttctctccagATTTACCGCCTAagctagcttttttttttcattctgttTGATGTCTGATCAGGCCAAAGGTGGAAGTGCTAAAGCTACTTCAGAACAAACCAGAACACCAGGGCTTGAAGCTGCAGTAAGTGAAGTCTAATTCACACTAATTCTTCTCGCTGCATGACTTGTAAAATGGTGACCATTAGTTTACACTCCGCATGTGACAGTTTCGTGGAAGACAGACTTGCGACGCTGAAGAATGTCATCAAAGAGCCTGAACTAGACAAATGGAATCTATACCTAAGtacttctcttcttcttatatAATCATTCTCTCGTTTTTCTTGCTGATTATTCTGACTAGTCTTATCTAATAAAACAGGTAACTGGGGCTACAACACGGAGAAAGAAAGAGCAGAGGCAGAGAGCATCCTAAGAATTCAGGTTATCGAGCTTTCCACGTTTAGCAATAAGCTTAAATGAGGGGCATACtcatcagaaagaaaaaaagaaaagaaaacaagctTCCCTTTTCATTGTATTCTACAAGCCAAACATTGTAGCTAAGATTCAGCTAAAAGAGATAAAACTTTTCAATCTCATAAGTCATAACTCATCCTTGTTAACATCATCCTTGCTCTGGTTAGCTTTAAGTTTGTCAACGACATCATCAAGTGGAGGATCACCAGGTCTTCGAAACTCTTGTTTCCCTATCTTAACCTCATAAGCCTCTTCTTGGCTCAGCACAAACTCCCTTAGctacaaaatagaaataattgTTAGTTATCATAGATCTCTGACTAATCCGGTACTATCTTATTACCTCAGTTACTTCCTTGCCGTTTTGCAAATTGAACATCAACGTGCTCCGATCCACGGCCATGAATCTCACTCCTAACCCACCTGTTCTCAGAACCTTGGTCCATTTCATAGCAATCTCCACCACCATATCCTGTTTTGATTGAAAAAATCAAACCGCATGATTGAAGCAACTTGATCTAAACCGGTTCgtcgttttttttgttttttgttttacctTTGTACGGTTAACGCCTAACCGGAGCTTGACGAAACCGACGACGGGTGCGAAAGTGCGTTTAGCCATCTCCTCTTGGATCTGATCGAATCCCATGTTGGAGAAATCGGGAGGAGGATCGAACTCCGGCATGGCTGCTTTGTTCCCCCAATGCTTCCATGATTCGTCTTCTTCGTTGTCTTCCACGTCGTCTAGATCGTCGGTGATCTCGATCCGTCGCTTCCCTGCTTCGACGGATTCGTGGAAGTTCGAGATCAGGAGAAAGACGATGATGCAGCAAAGTAGAGAGGAAGGCGAGATCTTCTCCATGGTGGTTGTGTGAATCTGTGATCACTTTTAGTTAGAGatcagaggagagagagaggaggaagtGAGACGGCAACGGCATTTCTAAATCAGTTAATTAACGAAATAAACTGAAATAAAACTTCTCTccgttttcttcttctatataagAAATGCGTGCCGTGTGATGTACCTAAATATGACAAGCATGCAAAAGCCCTAGTAACTAGTTAACAACAACTTTGTATTGGTTATTTTTGCTCGTACTAAGACCCTCGAATCTAatgtttatagagtttttattttgtttattgagATGTTAGTTACTAGTTTAAATAGTTTGGATTTACAAATCTTAATCGTACcctatacataaaaataaaatttgaaacgtGAATACACTCTCTCTtacttatttaaataaaaaaagttttgagtaaaactaatgaaaatgatgattttTCCAAAACAAATCAACCAAACAAACATTGGTGGGGCTGGTGATTTAGTTGGTTGGACTTTTTGCAGGATTCAAATTGTTGGGCTCAACTGTTTCGACCGACTTTGGTGCGCATGAAAGTTTAACCATCAGGGTGTGACCTTTCTTTTGTGGGGTTCATTTAAAGTCGACCCGCTAGTAAATTGACCCAAGttctatgtttttgttttgggtcAACCAATATTTGGTGTCAAATAAGCCACCCGATGAGTTTATGTAGTAtaagttttagtttttgaaGTGAAATGTTATAATCATGAAAATGAGGCATAAACTCATTTCATACTTTCCCttggaaacaaaagaaaaagaaaatagcaATGAAATTTTGCCTCTGTTGTATTCACCAATATAATCCGAAAATTTTACTGTACTTGTATTTGGGAGAAACCTCTTCTCTGATTCATCAGTCgtttaaaaccaaaagaaagaatACTCAGGTAGAATCATCAAAAAGAGTGAGAGTGATGGAAGTATTTACCTCAATACTAAAACCCTTTCTCCTCCCAGAGTTTTGTAAGCAGTTTCAGTGGCAATATAGGAGatggaaagaaaagaaaaattggacGCTCCAGCTTAAGAACCCAACAGGGTGACCCATTCATCAAGGCTACTACTACCTCTCTCTATCGACGCCTTTTTTTCTTAGGTGTAAGCAGGACGGGTTTCTGAGATGTGTTTGCTTCCAGGGTTGGATCCTCACTCGCTGTTGCAAGCCTGTATTGTGTATCAGTATCACTGTCTATCTCATCAGGAGTCATTCTACTCTGATTTGCTCTAAACTGCAAAAGCGTCACGTTGTAGAAGTAGCTCACAATCTTTCCTCTGCTCTTCGAAGGAAGAGCAATCTTGAGCTCCCCGAAGAAAGACGGGATAAGCGTAGGTGGAGAAGGCATCAAAGACACGACCTTCTTCAGCTCTAAGTCTGTCCAGTACTGCAGATTACCTTCACCCATTGtatcaaaacaccacatgtagAAAGCTGAGCCAAGTTCGAGTTTCAGTTTCTCCTGTTTTATCTTGATATGAAATCTGACACATTCAACAGAGCCTGGATTTTGGCAGCCACAAGGATCTTGTCTTCCTTTTCCAATAGGGTCTCTTTCGATAAGAAGATTATTGTTGTTTTGTTCTTTGTTAAGTGGCCACATCAGAGTGCCCAGCCACTTTGAATCGCTCTCAGTGGTGATGCCGGTCCACTCAGGTACTTCAGCTTGAAACTCTGAGCCAACTAGAGCCCATGACTCGTCATACTCCTCATCTGAACCCTCTGAACCCGAGCCATCCTCAGAAGATATCTTGCCTTTCCCAGCTTTCCTCTCGTTAAACCGACTCTCATCCAAACTGAGTCTCTCTCTTAGATTGTAACTAGGCCCAGCACTATCCTGATACAGTGACGGATGCATCTTCTGGATTTTCTGAAACACACAAGCAAACAAATGATCAAGACTTTGGAATGGCACAATGAAAGAATGAAATCTTCACAATTAAACTCAATAGTGAATTTAAACTATACACACCCACCCACCTGCCAAATCTTCTGACAAGACGGATCAGTGTTTGTTCTCGAAGCCCTAAACAGAAGAAGCTGTCTCCACGGCTCTTCACTTGCATAAGAATCCCACTTTGATCTATCCGGCAAAGAACCAACAGACATGTCACACGGATCCTTAGCAGCCTCCCTTAACCATCTCAAAGTCTCCAAAGAACACTCCCGTTTCCTCTTCCCAGGCGAAGAACAATCCTTATTATTACTACCAGAAACAAGCATCACAACTTTCTCACTTGTCTTCACAGACTCATCATATCTTCTCTTAGTTTTCGAAATAAACCATTTGAACTCTGCTCCTACCTCCTCTGTACCATCATTACTCAACTCATACTTCCTCTTCACTCGAGACACGAAATCTCTAAGCCTACCAATCAGATCATCCGAGATCCCAGGCAACTCCACGCTAGTATCTCTGTTCAACCATCGAGCAAGTGCGGCGAGATACTTGACATAAATCAATTTCGCAGAGTCGCCAAACCCTAATCCACACTCGCGACCGACTTCGTCCCAAGCCGTCGCAGCATTATTATTCTCGGAAACGGCTTTTAAACCGCCTCTGTGACTCACGCCGACGAAGAGGCTGAACAGATCGACGGTCGCCGGAGGGAGAGGCGGCGGAGGACAATACTCGACGACGAATGATTCGAGTAAGCGTCGGAACGAGGAGACGAGTTCGTCGATCGAATCTGAGTGAGAGACGGCTTCGGGGGACTTGTTCAGGTCGAAACTCCTCGGAGTTTTGCAGAGATCGTCGCCGTCGCCGTCGTAGTCTTCGTCTCCTGCTACCATCGACCATCCAGCCATCGACGAAGACGGAGAGCAACGAACCCTACAACCATTTATAGATCCCATCAACAGTAACCAAAAATGGGTAAAGAAATTGAAACCCTAGGAAACTTcgtcgacgacgacgacgagaTCAACAATCGTTTGCTTACGATTACGACTCCATGGCGGAGTTAGGGCAATTTTTAAGCgggaaatacaaaaaaaaaattaaaaaggtaaGGGCCATTTCGCGAAACCCCACTCCCCCCTTGACCCGCCATTTTCTCTCTGTCAAGGTTTGGGTTTCGGATGGATGGTGACCGAAGAAGAAGTTTAGGGTCACAAATCAAAGTTTTTCACAGATAGAGACCCTTATTCCTCAaaattgaaaactattttttgtccACCTAATTAGGGTTAATTATACTAAACGAATGTGAAGAAACGAAAAttgcaataaaaatattattgatgaTGATAAGAGGGAAAAATAATAATGGCGAAATtgactaaccttttcttttgtctCTGTGTAATTTCGCCTGTATTTTAGGAGGTATTAAGAAGTGTAGagaaatgatttgttttattgAATGAAGCACGACGGTTATTTATGGGAGTCCCCTTGGAAACGAGAGAGACTCTTACCAttaaatataaagatatatattattattagctGTCATATGACGTATTGACTCTGGTTAATTATTAACCCCATGGTTGAGTTAAACACTAACAAACTACAAAGAGGTTTGTTAGTGTTTTCAGGCTCTTCTAAAAATTCTCATTTGGGCCTTCAAAACATGAGTCAAACTTCAAAATGTTTTAATCagtataaataaattgaaaagagaaaaaaaaaaataaaaaaaaataaacttcaaaatgTTGTAATTTAACAGATGTTTAATAAGTAAACGTCggttttataaaacaaaataatcctaatctaaatccaaaaattttaaaaaaaaatttcaaatttcaaattttatctctttctttctacTCTACATGAAAAATGGATCTGAAAAAGAGAGAAGATGAATTATAGCTACAAGGAAGAACTCTTCCATGTGATCTTTGTAGATGTTTTCTTTAGCTTTAATCTACAAAACAGAGAACAGAagctaattttttaaatatatttgaaactctttctttattgatatttttatttacagaaaATTCAATCAACCACTAACtcgaaaaaaaaagttatgagaTATCAGCTTCTTAATCATTAATCTTGTATTGTTCACCTCCAAACTTGGAATCACAAACCCATTAATATATGTCAACAAATCACAAAGATAAGATTAGAACAATATTATGCTTTTTCAATGGAGAATCACAAAACAGAGATTTAAAGAGATATACTAAAGATTTCAGAAAGATGAATTGAGAATGTTCAGGTGTAGATTAAGATTATTTGGTTTTGTCAAAATGACTTACTTTACTGAATAAACATCCGTTAAATTACAATTAAACAGTTGAATTAATTATGATCCGAAAAATAAGGTTATGATATATCGGCTTCTGAATCATTAACCTTGTATTGTTCAATCACCAAGCTTGGAATCACAAATCCATTAGTATATGTCAACAAATCACaaacattaaaacaatattatgcTTTCTCAATGGAAATCACAAAACGGAAATTTAAAGAGATGTATTAGGAATTTCAAGAAGATGAATTGAAAATATTCGGGTGTAGATTAAGACTATTTGGTTTTGTCAAAACGACGTAGTTTACTGACTAAACATCTGTTAAATTACAATTATCAGCTGAATTAATTACGATCTTAAAAACACTTGGTCAATAAATGTTTATAGTTTTTTCGTGTTTGATTAGGAATTCATGATTTAAATGGCATGTTTTAGAGTTCAAAATTTTCTTAGTTTATTTTTCAAAGTTTAGAATTAAAAAGTCAATTTTCTCTATTAAAATTTTGCACCTAACCatattacttatatttttattttaaatcactaattttttataatataaaataataatttataactaATCGATTCGATCAATAACACACGATAgcaaatcaaataataaattaaaatttacagtaattacaattataaatatgaataacatacaaattaaattaaatatgtgctttttgtttagaattttggattaaactgtatatgcttaatgttatttaaatagaaaaatatgacCATTTTAAATTACACATTAGTAATCATTTTGGTAAAACACCatttt is a genomic window containing:
- the LOC108808998 gene encoding ATG8-interacting protein 1; the protein is MADKEVEHPTRGNEWEVVSLTSSAYAASPGPYNVESRRDERKSDHAYYGAETSRDLFMSDHFVFPPSQHEDLPLDDQPVFQEEGSKDSEDLMPECQGLSDEQSLYGEPALGSSRQYMESAMYDDHSEPAEYAEEDLNLRSDTAKDTLGHEKDAKNARHDLPCEAWWRRRAVSMYIRTREANAMWSLFFAAAVTGLVVLGQRWQQERWQVLQLKWHSSISSEKLSRVLEPLSRLKGVIVRGNPQASLVRSATSSEI
- the LOC108808997 gene encoding uncharacterized protein LOC108808997, with translation MGDLYALDFDGVLCDSCGESSLSAVKAARARWPGLFQGVDSALEEWIVDQMHIVRPVVETGYENLLLVRLLLETKMPSIRKSSVAEGLTVDGILESWGKIKPVIMEAWGEEDKEALIDLFGKVRDDWINNDLTTWIGANRFYPGVSDALKFASSKIYIVTTKQGRFAEALLREIAGVIIPPERIYGLGTGPKVEVLKLLQNKPEHQGLKLHFVEDRLATLKNVIKEPELDKWNLYLSNWGYNTEKERAEAESILRIQVIELSTFSNKLK
- the LOC108808999 gene encoding uncharacterized protein LOC108808999, with product MEKISPSSLLCCIIVFLLISNFHESVEAGKRRIEITDDLDDVEDNEEDESWKHWGNKAAMPEFDPPPDFSNMGFDQIQEEMAKRTFAPVVGFVKLRLGVNRTKDMVVEIAMKWTKVLRTGGLGVRFMAVDRSTLMFNLQNGKEVTELREFVLSQEEAYEVKIGKQEFRRPGDPPLDDVVDKLKANQSKDDVNKDEL
- the LOC108808992 gene encoding AT-rich interactive domain-containing protein 1 isoform X2 — protein: MAGWSMVAGDEDYDGDGDDLCKTPRSFDLNKSPEAVSHSDSIDELVSSFRRLLESFVVEYCPPPPLPPATVDLFSLFVGVSHRGGLKAVSENNNAATAWDEVGRECGLGFGDSAKLIYVKYLAALARWLNRDTSVELPGISDDLIGRLRDFVSRVKRKYELSNDGTEEVGAEFKWFISKTKRRYDESVKTSEKVVMLVSGSNNKDCSSPGKRKRECSLETLRWLREAAKDPCDMSVGSLPDRSKWDSYASEEPWRQLLLFRASRTNTDPSCQKIWQKIQKMHPSLYQDSAGPSYNLRERLSLDESRFNERKAGKGKISSEDGSGSEGSDEEYDESWALVGSEFQAEVPEWTGITTESDSKWLGTLMWPLNKEQNNNNLLIERDPIGKGRQDPCGCQNPGSVECVRFHIKIKQEKLKLELGSAFYMWCFDTMGEGNLQYWTDLELKKVVSLMPSPPTLIPSFFGELKIALPSKSRGKIVSYFYNVTLLQFRANQSRMTPDEIDSDTDTQYRLATASEDPTLEANTSQKPVLLTPKKKRRR
- the LOC108808992 gene encoding AT-rich interactive domain-containing protein 1 isoform X1, which codes for MGSINGCRVRCSPSSSMAGWSMVAGDEDYDGDGDDLCKTPRSFDLNKSPEAVSHSDSIDELVSSFRRLLESFVVEYCPPPPLPPATVDLFSLFVGVSHRGGLKAVSENNNAATAWDEVGRECGLGFGDSAKLIYVKYLAALARWLNRDTSVELPGISDDLIGRLRDFVSRVKRKYELSNDGTEEVGAEFKWFISKTKRRYDESVKTSEKVVMLVSGSNNKDCSSPGKRKRECSLETLRWLREAAKDPCDMSVGSLPDRSKWDSYASEEPWRQLLLFRASRTNTDPSCQKIWQKIQKMHPSLYQDSAGPSYNLRERLSLDESRFNERKAGKGKISSEDGSGSEGSDEEYDESWALVGSEFQAEVPEWTGITTESDSKWLGTLMWPLNKEQNNNNLLIERDPIGKGRQDPCGCQNPGSVECVRFHIKIKQEKLKLELGSAFYMWCFDTMGEGNLQYWTDLELKKVVSLMPSPPTLIPSFFGELKIALPSKSRGKIVSYFYNVTLLQFRANQSRMTPDEIDSDTDTQYRLATASEDPTLEANTSQKPVLLTPKKKRRR